TGAAGTGTGTAAGGATATagaagaggaggagcagTACTAACGAACTGGCAGATGTGTATATCCACCCGGCAGCTAAAAATCTTCCTTCTCTTTTCACACATCCTCTGCTTCGCGCGAGAAGTGCGTGGAGACGAGCTATTGCTTTGTTTCAGAATACAGCTATGGTGGCACAATTCAGACTCAAGTCTAAGATCAAGCCTCGATTCGTCGAGTGGAAGAACCTGGCACTGGAGAATTACGTGGCTGTCAATAAAGCATTTGCTGCTAATCAGCTGGCTTCTATTCAAGATTCAATGAGCATTTGGGTGTATGAGGCTTTACAACAGCGAGTCAAGTCTGTTCCAGCCGGAACCAGACTAGAATGGAAGCTCGTCAAATTCCATTCGGTGCCTCGCATCATGGCTATTCAGCCTATGATGCTGCCCGATTCGCCCTTGACCCATGTTCAGATCATTTACAGAATCGAGTCCAGACAGAAACTGGTCAAAGTAGCTCGTGGGTCTGACAAGGTCGACACTGTTGAGCGAGATGTCGTCGACTACGTTGGTTATGTGTTTGATGCCGGCAAGACTCCTGCCAGTGTAGTCATGTCGGGAACTGTATTCGAGAGTAAGTTTATTTCTACTGGTTCTTTATTGAGTTTCATTATGGATACCCTGGTTTACCAAGAGTAGAGTTCTGGTGGGCAGCTTATACTAACTAATTTCCAGCCCCGTTGACGGAACCCCGTCCGGACCCCTCGCAGCAGGACACCGAGGGAGCCATGATCAAGTCCATGAAAGAAAAGGGCGACATCTTCCGCGCACCCACCCCCCGCGCTCTGCCATCCTCCTCTGCATAACTTTGTAAATAGCGActgtatatattaaatatcATCTCTTATGGGTGCacatttgcctccggcggctggggctccgccccagaccctggttgctcttgcttcgcaagagttGCTGGGCccgtcgacggaaccgactcgagcgtagcgagaggagccacgaggcctggggcggagccccagccgctggaggcagtTCCCTAGCCATAATGAAGAGGTATGAGGCATAATGAATGGGCAGCATAGTGGGTGAGGGCCCTGCATCGGCTGGCGGATTTATCCAGATGAGTGTGCCTGTAAAGAGATATAGGATATGTGTAAAGCGTGGCGTTTGCGAGTGTGATTCggctgtttttttttctttgtattTCCCACATCTACACTGACTGTTGGCTGGCGAGTTTGTGAAGTGGTACTGAAGAATAATTTAGATTTGGCAGATTGACTCGAGATATCATGGAGACAACAGACCAGGACATGTCAGACATCCGTCTGGCTTTGAACGAGGACTACTCGTCGCATAATATCTCCATTGGTGCTGATTTGATGAGAAACTCGTCTATGGAGAGTCTTGGGTTCACTCGTGAATCGCCTTCTGAAGAGAGACCCAGTACAGATGCTAATTCCACAGTCGCTGCGGAGAGCTCGTCTAACGGCTGGAATCCTGATAATAGTGTTAATGACACCACGTCCGTGGAAACGGCCAATGACGAGTACCGTGGCAATGCTGTGGATGAAACAGCCACTCTCAACGACTCTACTGAGAGCAATACTGAACAGCCCCAGGCTGAACCAACGGTGGTCCCTCCGAGCCTGCCAACATCAATGCCAGCTCAGACACA
The Sugiyamaella lignohabitans strain CBS 10342 chromosome A, complete sequence genome window above contains:
- the MBA1 gene encoding Mba1p (Membrane-associated mitochondrial ribosome receptor; forms a complex with Mdm38p that may facilitate recruitment of mRNA-specific translational activators to ribosomes; possible role in protein export from the matrix to inner membrane; GO_component: GO:0016020 - membrane [Evidence IEA]; GO_component: GO:0005743 - mitochondrial inner membrane [Evidence IEA,IEA]; GO_component: GO:0005743 - mitochondrial inner membrane [Evidence IDA] [PMID 11381092]; GO_component: GO:0005739 - mitochondrion [Evidence IEA]; GO_component: GO:0005739 - mitochondrion [Evidence IDA] [PMID 16823961]; GO_function: GO:0043022 - ribosome binding [Evidence IDA] [PMID 16601683]; GO_process: GO:0007007 - inner mitochondrial membrane organization [Evidence IDA] [PMID 11381092]; GO_process: GO:0097033 - mitochondrial respiratory chain complex III biogenesis [Evidence IGI,IMP] [PMID 20427570]; GO_process: GO:0097034 - mitochondrial respiratory chain complex IV biogenesis [Evidence IGI,IMP] [PMID 20427570]; GO_process: GO:0070131 - positive regulation of mitochondrial translation [Evidence IGI] [PMID 20427570]; GO_process: GO:0032979 - protein insertion into mitochondrial membrane from inner side [Evidence IMP] [PMID 16601683]), translated to MVAQFRLKSKIKPRFVEWKNLALENYVAVNKAFAANQLASIQDSMSIWVYEALQQRVKSVPAGTRLEWKLVKFHSVPRIMAIQPMMLPDSPLTHVQIIYRIESRQKLVKVARGSDKVDTVERDVVDYVGYVFDAGKTPASVVMSGTVFESKFISTGSLLSFIMDTLVYQE